Within Claveliimonas bilis, the genomic segment CTATGAGGAGATGGAGGCGGCCTGGAATGAAATGTGCAGCGGAGTACCGGAAAGAGAGTGTTACGAGCAGTTTGGAAGCAGGTGCAGGCTGCAGGCATATATGAAATTAGGGACGCTGCTGTCCCAGAACTTGAGGAAAGGGACGAAGGGGCTGGCAGATATGCTGCGTCTGGAAGGGATTCATGCTTTTGAAGAGAGGAAAGCATTGGCAAAAAGATTAGGCGAAGAAGCGGGGACAAAACTTCTTCTTCCCATGTTTTTTATGCTGGCGGTTGTGATGATCATCATTATTGTTCCGGCCTTTTTATCCATTCAACTATAGAGTTTATAAGGAAGGAGAACATATGTGGAGACTACATTATTTTATGCATTTGATGAAAGAAAAAAAGGGAATTGGCGTAGTGGAAGTGATTTTAATTTTAGTTGTGCTGATTGGGCTTGTCATTATTTTTAAGTCCCAGCTTACCAGCCTGGTCCAGACTATATTTCAGAAAATTACAAGTGAAAGTGCAGGAATCTGAAACGTTGGAGAACCTGCGGGGAGAAATGACTGCTTTTTTAGCATTGATTTTTATTTTGCTGATTTCCTTTGCGGGTTCTTTGATGGAAAGCGTTTCTATACAAAGCGCGAAAAACTACAGAAGAGCGGATATGAACCGGGCGGTGGAATCGGTGTTTGCAGAGTATCAGAAAGAGATGCTGGAAGAATTTGATCTGTTTGTCCTGGAAGGAAGTTATGAAAGCGGCAGCTATTCTAAGGATAGGATCATGGATCGGCTTTCCTATTATGGTGCGGGAAATATGGAGCACAGTATAAAAAGAATGGAAATTATCACGGACCGAGGAGGAGCACCTTTTCTTGAACAGGTGAATCAGTGGGTAAAGCATAAATACGGTTTGGATAAGCTGGATGGGCTGCTGGGAGAGGCGCAAAGTTGGAAAAGCCAGAGCGAAGAGGCAAAGAAGTTCCAGAAAGAGGAAGAAAATCAAAATCAGACACTGGAAGATTTGCTGAAGGAAAATGAGCAGCAGCTGCCGACAGAAGATAATCCTTTAAATACAGTTTCCGGGCTGAAAAATTCTCCGCTTTTAAACCTTGTTATGCCAAAGGAAAAAACAGTATCGGCGAAAAGTATCGAACTTTCTTCCATGGTATTTCACAGAAGCCTGGAAGAAGGATATGGAGACTTCCAGGATGTTTCAGATGGGACAGGCGCTTCTTCTCTGGCGCTGGGAGTATATCTTTTAGAGCACTTCAAATCGGCAGTTTCAAAAGAGGAGAGTGATACCGGGGCATCAGCAAGTGCGCTGGAGTATGAATTGGAATACATACTTGGCGGAAAAGGCAGCGACAGAGAAAATCTGGAATATGTTGTACAGCGGCTCCTGGCTATCCGAGTAGTTCCTAATTATATTTATCTGCAAAGCGACAGTGCAAAGAAGGCGGAAGCAAGAGCGATGGCGCTTACTTTGTGCACATTGCTGGCTGTCCCGGCAATTACGGAGGCAGTTATGCAGGCGCTTCTGTTTGCCTGGGCCTTTGGAGAGAGCGTGGTGGATATAAGAGCTTTGCTGGACGGAAGAAAAGTACCTTTAACGAAAGATCGGCAAAGCTGGCAGCTTCAGTTGTCCGCCCTGTCCCGGCTGGGAGAAGAGGGAGAATGGAAAAGCGGACAAGATTCAGAAAAAGGATTGGATTATACCGATTATATAAGAATCTTACTTTTCCTGCAAAACACCGGGCAGACAGCCCGGCGCAGCCTGAATCTGATGGAGCAGAAATTGAGAACAGAGAAGGGATTTACCTGGTTTCGGGCAGATTACTGTATCACAAAAATAGAGTTTGAATCTGTTTGCAAACTTCGCAGAGGGATCAATTACCGCTTTGCTACCTATTTCGGATATAACTAGATTTTATATATTGCTGAGTTTCAGAGATTTACCTATATAGCCAGACAAAAGAGAAGCCGGAAACATGGAAAGGCGTCCTTTTGAAGGAATTATTTACTATGGAAAGAGAGGTGCAAAATGGCTTTCACGGATACAACCATGTTCTTTAATCAAAATATCTCACATCGTCATCATTGTTTGTTGAACAAAAGGGCGCCTTTCTGTGTTTCCGGAAGTATAACAATAGAGGCAGCGCTGGCTGTTCCTATGTTTTTTCTGGCAATTATTGCGCTTTGCTATATGATGGAAGTAATGTCAGTGCGGACAAGCATACGAAGCGGAATGCAGTCGGCGGGGAAGATGGCGGCCAGAGAAGCATATATGAAGCCGGTTCTCATTCCGGGAGAGATTGAAAAAACGGTGATTGAGTCAATTGGAGAAGAGCGGCTGGAGCAAAGTATTATAGAAGGTGGCAGTCAGGGAATACGCTGTGAAAAATCCTACATGTCTCCGGTGACAGGACTTATGGAGATCCGGGTAAATTACAGAGTGTTTCTTCCGGTGCGATTCTTTGGACAAATTACAGTACCGATGGAAGAGTCCTGCAGATTAAAAGGATGGATAGGATACGAGAAAACAGGATTTTTACATAGGGATGAAACCGTTGTTTATATTACAGAGACAGGGATGGTCTACCACAAAGACTATCACTGTACCTATCTGGAGCTGTCGATCAAAACAGTACCGTCCAATGAGGTAGATGCTCTTAGAAATAAAAGCCAGGGGAAATATTATCCCTGTGAACGGTGTACAGGCCGCCAGCTGGGGGAAGAAGTGTATATTACAGATTATGGAAATCGCTATCATTCATCTTTAAGCTGCAGCGGTCTGAAAAGAACAATTTATGCAGTACCGCTGTCAGAGGCGGCGGGGAAAGGAGCTTGTTCAAAATGCGGATAACAAAAATCATTCAGGAACTTAATGTGGAAAACCTGATATGTTTAGGGGTTCTGACAGGAATTTCTGTGTATGATATATTATTCAGGAAAATTTCCGGATTTGTCCTGATGTTGGGAAGTATACTGGCAATAGGATATGGACTGACCGTATCGGAAAATCCCTGGTATATTTGTGCGGCAGGAGCGGCAGTCGGAGGCATCTTGCTGGGAATTGCCTATGTGACAGATCAGGCGGTGGGATATGGAGACGGTTGGCTTTTGGCAGCTCTTGGTGTCTATCTGGGAATCTGGGCTGTTCTTGAAGTGCTGATCGTGGCATGGGGGCTGATGGCAGGGGCAGCCGCAGTGTGCCTTGTAAAGAAAAGATGGTCCAGACATGCAGCTCTTCCAATGACGCCGTTTGTAACTTTTGGTTTTATTATATTTATGGTCAGTGAATGTATTTATGAGTGACAGGAAAAAGGATAAGTCAATATTAAAAAAGAAATATCAGGGAAGCCTGACTGTGGAGGCAGCATATCTGATGCCGGTGATAGGGATGATATTAGCAGTCAGCATTTTGGCATTATTTTATTTTCATGACAAGAATATTATTTCTTCATGCGCTTATGAAACTGCAGTAGTTGGGAGTACGAAGGCGAGAGAAAAAGATGGTGTCAGTCCTGATATTCTGATCCGGGCTTTTCAGGAGAGGATACATGGGAAATGTATCCTCTTTCCGGATGCAGCTGTGGAGGTGCAGGTGAAAGAAAACATGATCCTAGTTCATGCTTATTCCCGAAGAAAGGGAATGACAGTATCGACAGAGCATAGAATGAAAGTGACGGATCCTGAAAAATATATACGTGATTTTCGAAGAATCGGGAAATAAGGGAGAAGATATGTTAGAAAAGGAATATGGAATAGAAAAGGCAGAGTATAGAAGAGGACTTGAGCAGACT encodes:
- a CDS encoding TadE/TadG family type IV pilus assembly protein, yielding MAFTDTTMFFNQNISHRHHCLLNKRAPFCVSGSITIEAALAVPMFFLAIIALCYMMEVMSVRTSIRSGMQSAGKMAAREAYMKPVLIPGEIEKTVIESIGEERLEQSIIEGGSQGIRCEKSYMSPVTGLMEIRVNYRVFLPVRFFGQITVPMEESCRLKGWIGYEKTGFLHRDETVVYITETGMVYHKDYHCTYLELSIKTVPSNEVDALRNKSQGKYYPCERCTGRQLGEEVYITDYGNRYHSSLSCSGLKRTIYAVPLSEAAGKGACSKCG
- a CDS encoding DUF5702 domain-containing protein, with protein sequence MENLRGEMTAFLALIFILLISFAGSLMESVSIQSAKNYRRADMNRAVESVFAEYQKEMLEEFDLFVLEGSYESGSYSKDRIMDRLSYYGAGNMEHSIKRMEIITDRGGAPFLEQVNQWVKHKYGLDKLDGLLGEAQSWKSQSEEAKKFQKEEENQNQTLEDLLKENEQQLPTEDNPLNTVSGLKNSPLLNLVMPKEKTVSAKSIELSSMVFHRSLEEGYGDFQDVSDGTGASSLALGVYLLEHFKSAVSKEESDTGASASALEYELEYILGGKGSDRENLEYVVQRLLAIRVVPNYIYLQSDSAKKAEARAMALTLCTLLAVPAITEAVMQALLFAWAFGESVVDIRALLDGRKVPLTKDRQSWQLQLSALSRLGEEGEWKSGQDSEKGLDYTDYIRILLFLQNTGQTARRSLNLMEQKLRTEKGFTWFRADYCITKIEFESVCKLRRGINYRFATYFGYN
- a CDS encoding TadE family protein yields the protein MSDRKKDKSILKKKYQGSLTVEAAYLMPVIGMILAVSILALFYFHDKNIISSCAYETAVVGSTKAREKDGVSPDILIRAFQERIHGKCILFPDAAVEVQVKENMILVHAYSRRKGMTVSTEHRMKVTDPEKYIRDFRRIGK
- a CDS encoding Flp1 family type IVb pilin; the protein is MWRLHYFMHLMKEKKGIGVVEVILILVVLIGLVIIFKSQLTSLVQTIFQKITSESAGI
- a CDS encoding prepilin peptidase, whose protein sequence is MRITKIIQELNVENLICLGVLTGISVYDILFRKISGFVLMLGSILAIGYGLTVSENPWYICAAGAAVGGILLGIAYVTDQAVGYGDGWLLAALGVYLGIWAVLEVLIVAWGLMAGAAAVCLVKKRWSRHAALPMTPFVTFGFIIFMVSECIYE